The DNA segment ATTGCTCAAGCCAATTTGTGGGAGTGATTCTTTCAGCAGCATTCACCCTGATCTCCAAGAAGACGTAATCACAACACTCCTCAATATCTCTATTCATGATAACAACAAAAAGCTAGTGGCCGAAACTCCTATGGTAATTCCTCTCCTTATGAGAGCATTGAGATCTGGAACAATTGAAACAAGAAGCAATGCTGCAGCTGCCCTTTTCACTTTGTCAGCCATTGACTCAAACAAAGAAATCATAGGGAAATCAGGTGCCTTAAAGCCATTGATCGATCTCTTGGAAGAAGGGCATCCCTTAGCCATGAAGGATGTTGCTTCAGCAATTTTTAACATATGTGTAATGCATGAGAACAAGGCAAGAGCCGTGAAGGACGGTGCAGTGAGAGTGATTTTGACAAAGATAAAGAATCAGGTTCATGTTGATGAATTACTAGCCATCCTTGCACTGCTTTCAAGTCACCAGAGGGCTGTTCATGACATGGGAGATCTTGGAGCTGTGCCTAGCTTGCTAAGAATCATAAGGGAGAGTTCATGTGAACGTAACAAGGAGAATTGTGTAGCAATCCTTCAAACAATTTGTTTGTATGATAGATCAAAGTTGAAGGAAATAAGGGAAGAGGAGAACAGCCACAAAACAATCTCTGAGCTAGCACAGAGTGGAACATCAAGGGCTAAGAGGAAAGCAAGTGGAATTCTTGAGAGACTGAACAGGGTTGTTAATATCACACACACTGCATAATGTCTCTTGAGCCCTCTCTCAAGGTACATTACATCGTATATTCTGCATCTGTCTCAAGAACTCCACAACTTTAAGTTgtttaaagttaaaaatcagTCAGAAATTCTGTCTCTTCACCAATTTTTGTACATTCCTTTTTCTGACTCATCTTCATCAGTTAGTGACTGAATAAACTCATCTGCTCTTTGCCTCCAAATTGTTCAAAATCTCTCTCTACCAAGGATGTTTGGGCTTAAAACTTTTAGTTATGTTTATAATATATCATCTCTACTTTACATTATACAGTGTTATGAAAAGAACATTAGGATAGAAAACAAAACAAGTTTAGTGCAAGGCTTCATGGTCTCATATTTTCATGCTATCACTGCACTGCACCTTTTTAACTAACCATCACATTCCTTGCTAATAATCACATGGGGAAATGAATCACTGTCAATAACTACTTTCATACTTCCAATTCTACAATTTGTATTacctattttcttttcttttattttaattttcaatgtatttatttacacaattcttttatttacttattcatttttttcttagCTACCTTTCTCATCCTTAGAGATTGAGCCTAACATACTGTCTGATTTAGCTTCAGtttctttccatttttttttagtttcttaagAGTTTCATAATTCCAATACTAAATAAATTGTTAATGGTTGATGTTgaacaattttctttttctctcagAAGTTCCTATTTCTTTCATTAATTCAAAAACTGTTACAAGGACCAAATAAAAAGGACAGAATATGAGAGAATTATTTTTTGGTGAGTCCTACATTACCATTAagagtttttattattttatcaatgaGAAACCTTAAATGAGTTATTTAAATGGTCCCATATAAATATTTCATTAGTCGATTATAGTATCAACAATTAATAGTTAGTTAAATGAgctgttttattttaaatttgtgggTCCTGCagtgttttataaaatttaagaatttaCATAAAAACTTACTTTAATTTTAAGATTTCTAAAATGAGTGATAACTTATGTCAGATAAATTTTGTGAttgaaaaaaattggttttaaatGGTATGAACAAGTTAATCAATGCACTTCTAAATAATATGTTCTATTGGAAAAAATTGGTTGAACAGCATTCTTCAACTTTAAACAACTTATATAAACAACCATACTACAATGCTCTTAAATGATTACGAGCGTAGAAAAATTTTCATTCTTTAAAATTGGTTAAACACAATCGCTTAAACAATTTATATAAACAACAATGCTAAAGTTTCTCTAAAGTGAAATTTTGTTATGACTTTAGTAATGTTGTTAGATTATTTGAATTACTTTTTGGATAAATACCTTGACCTTAATTGAAATTGGCATTAATTAAATTTCCATTATAGTTGCTTTGAAAATTACATCAAACTTtcttactttattatttttagaaaaatgttTCATGAATACACATGTGTTATAGATATCTAATTACATTCTCAAGAGACATTATTTAGCTATATTATATGGGTTGcgtatcaattttttttctggTGTCACATGTgattttgatttgtttaagTTAAAGAGATGTGTTTATATAAGTAATTATTCCTTATGAATGGggtaatatttatattaattttgaagagAGAAGGAGATGATATTAGAGAGTTAAAGAAAATTGTTAATATAAACTCCCATTAGAGTGaacaaaataatttgaattgcTTAAATTTTAGTAGATTTGTTTAAATGAAGAGCATTTAAGTTGCTCTAAAgagagataaataaaatatagatatatTGTAGGTGATTTTACATGataaaaggaaacaaaaaaaatattgtatagtTTTTTTAACCATAGGAACTATacagaaaattgttttttaagcATATTTTATGTATGTTTAGGTAtagaaaagtaaaaataaaaaattgtgtaaTTTTCCAATGAAgcatattaaaatgaattttaagaGTAGAGATCAAAGTATATCTTTGTGATCTTTTTAATATTAAGTAATCCAAGTTGACTCGATGTGGATTAATTTATGAGAATAATGACTTTTgatggttatttttttttatttaaattcaatacttcacttaaaaaattatattatctaGATTAACATGCATTAATTACAAGCTATTCAACTTTGACTCCTTAAGCATGTGATCATGGATTCAACTCTTAATTTAGAAAGGTGTTTTTCTCCATTTTTCATTGGTAGTGATTGGAAaaaaaaggagaagaaagagccATACGTCACAAGAAACATAGAAAATGGATAAAAATGTGAAAACGAAAGGAAACAATATCACCTCACAACTCAGTAGGAACCAAATTCacatagaaaaaaaagagagaagaagaaagtgatTGGAGAAAATATCACTACACGACTCAAAGGAATCGAATTTTTTGTGTGTTGGTGTTCTTCGTTGGTGTTAGAGAACTTAAATATAGAGTTCATCCAATTAATGGGTAGAAGAATAATTCGCCGAAGTTCAAGTTAGATTTGTGCGGAtgtaaattatagtatataaactTGTTGCAGTCAtcatcttaaattttttatattttttcaaagaaGATTCACCACCATTCAAATGTTGCATCATGCAAATATCTCTGCCTACACGATTCAATAACGAGAATAATTTCGAATTTTTTAAGAGTGACATTAACGATTACGACAAAAGTTATAGCAGACAAGTAATAGCCACAGTTtgtaaaaaagtaaaaactgTTAAAGgaaataatagaataaattttttgtaaaaatagtCTAAAATGCCTTTTATTGCATGTCCAAGGTAAATCGACAGATTTTGAATTGAATAGTGTACATGTAGCCTAATATTAAGTTCAAGTTTATGTGTACAAGTTCAAAAGCActttattatattcatttttgAAAGATTTAGAAATATATTGGTATATGTACTTGTATAGACTAATTGGACTTAGATAGTTCTTTGTCTTCTAATACTCGCTCCTTGGTGTTTGGTTGCTTGTCCTTCCTCTTCTCATACTCGTTCTCTGTTGTTCAGTCGAAAGTTAACCTGCAAAAGATTCTTCAATAATAAGTGCTCTGTATAAGAGTAAATGATGTATTGATAAAAGCTTACATTACTCTTGTgtaattatgtttatttatagaGTTAATAGTGGACTATCTTGCTTATGGACTGTATCTGATGCGTATctttaataaaacaatattagTTGATTTATCTCATAGTTACCCGGATTTATAGGGTGTTAATCGAATTTGTAGGATGTTACCTAATTTGTCGCACATCtctttatttgatatttaatgtaACCAGTTCATCCGGTCGGTTGATCATCGATGTCGAGTGACGTGGCTCATTCGGCTACAATCAGTTCAATATACAAAAACTTCATTTGATGAAACATTCAACTAGATAATGCCAGAGTTTAATATTTGGAATAGCACATAAAATACAACAATCATCCCATATTACCAAAGTACTAAAAGTCATAAAACTAAGCtctaatgaaaaaataataatttaatatgtgTTGGCGGTTAATCAATCACATTGTACTACATAATTCTTATTATAATTGTGTTCTGTTGTGTTATTCAAAGATGCAAATGTTTGATATTCATTAATGCTCTAGAAATGTTGTTAATATCTCTTAAAGCAATGTCACTTGAAACTTGTTAGGTAACTCCATCAAGTTTATGGTGCAAATTGTACACAATCCGTAAAagatatgaaaatcattaaaagtTTTGTGAAAAGTTGAGCTTACTCATATACCATAAAGCTCAACTACAAAGTTTATCTTTTAATGGTTCAATATCTAGCACTTTCAACAATATATGAAAAACTAGAATAcattaataaaaatcaattaagtGTTAGTAGAACATACTACTGATTTTGTTTTTAACCATGTAACATTATGAAGGTATAAGTTGACTCTAGATGGGGGAGTTAAATATAGTGTAAGATTTTTCTTCAAGAACAAATAGATAGTTTAAAAAATGATACCAatacaataatttatattggttcatctACAACTCTTGGATTACATGTAGTTTATCATTTGAGAAACCCCTTAAAGGATTCTACTAACAAAAAACTTGATTACAATGCGAGTACAAAAATTACTCATAATTATTCCTTCTCACTATCTCCTGAGAGTGAAAACCTGAGTATTCTTTTATAAGTCACTCTTAACTTATAAGAACATATAACAAAGGATAACAAGAATATTTCTCAAAGAGGATATAACACGAATTCTTGCAAGGTGTATAACTTCCCATAATGAAAAAAACAGAGGTTTCAAACTTTTCACTATTAATAATTCACACTCAAGCTTAAAACTACAtttctcttatatttttttctatagaATTTTCAGTAATGAGCTTTTTGAATccttaatcaatatatataggCTTCAAGAAAATGACAATTGATTGGTGTAATATTTAATGATGATATCTTTTTATTCTTGAAAACATGATCACAAATCTTCATTGGTTCAAATATGGGTTTTGATCCATTTCTGTTTTAATGtgtttttatatgattttatgaTCCAATTGGTTGAAATATCAACTTAGATAATTATAAGACAACCTTAGATAATTATAAGACAACCTATGGAGAGGTATCAAGTTtcctttggttaaatttaatttttattaatagtttgatatatcttatattttcaaattcatatttggggctatataaaaaatgttacatCCTCAATGTAAGATGGGTTAAGTTGGGGTGACATTTCAGGGTAGGGTTATGTATCCaaagaaaatgttttaatttttactttcaaGAGAAGATAAAGGAAAAAATGGAATTGAATGGATGAAATAAAGATGAAGAAGGAAGAGAAAAGTTTGGGTGTGGATGTATGTGGATAGTGGGGAGGGAGGGAAAAGAAGAATGAGTTAGGCGTAGTAGGGGGTGTAGAAGGATGAAGTGAAGTCGAAAAGGAGAACCATGTGGTTAATGAATGGACATGTTATGTTCAAGATATAACTTAAAAATGTAATGAGGTTTACAACTTAAAAGAAGGGGACTAGATAAAACCCTAGATTCTTTCTCGCAAACAATAGACTAGACAATTTATCAAATAGACAAAGTAAAATAGTGGATTCGATTTATACTAGTTTACCCAAACATACGTGCTACATCCACTTAATAAAACTTCTTAAGAGATTCCAATAATCAAATAAAGAGTACAACTGAGTATACAAACCATTCTTGATTACAACAAGTACACAAAGCACTCCTGGTTAAACCGAGTACACAAACCACTCGTAGTTATCTCATCTTAAACTTCCTTTgagattaaaaacataaaatacaataataGAGAAAATCTCAAAGAGAGAAacacttaaacaaattaatgtAAACTTGGTAACTTTATGTATCTCTCTTGTGTGTTATTATTCTCTTGAGACTTGAGTCTTCTTATATAAGTATGATGAGATGACACTTGTTGCATTTAATCTTCAAGTAATTCATTAATAACAATCTTTGTTAATTACGTAGAGTTGTCATTGCAATCCGTAATTGATGTTGACCACAGGAAAAATTGGAAGGTTGAGATTTCACTCATGTATCAAAGCTTAATATGgaaataattcaaatatatgaaataaaagtGAGATATggtcaaattaattaatttacaaTGAACTTCTTTTATTTCCTTTAAGAACTATTATATGAAGATTGTAAAACAAAGTTTTCATGTGTTAGCTTAATCAAGTAATGCACTTTCAATTATATAAACTTATCAATTATACTTCATTTAAGTCTTGTATTTTTTAGTTCCGACTTCCTTGGGTCCACACGTTTTAGATTTACACTTGTAGGTACCACTTGTGTTCCcatttctaaatttgttttcaaaCCTAAGAACCTATCTTATCTATATTTTGGTCAAATCACGTTCTAATACAAAACTATTATGTTTTTACCATTTTGAATATCATCCTTTATCTTAACAAATCttaaattcttctttatctcttCTTTGCTCCTTCCTCTTGATCTTTTCATCACTATTTGTTAGtctattgtatttttttaattctatttgcTTCTTCAAGCTCCTCTAAGACCTTGTTAGGATATCttgattaacttttttttttgatGTTTGATGCTTCTCCTAAGTCTTCATCACTTTATGTATtgaaaaataatagttttacTAGCAATAAATGAATGCACATAAGTATTACCCTGTATTTAGAAcaaaaaatttacaatttttaggAAATCCAAAtatattgaatttgaattattttattttaaattgtttatgtttttaaatgACTTGCATGGATAAgacaattcaaatttattaaattttaatttattgattgggtaaagtatttcaattacaatcaaacacaaaaattattaattcaACTATGTaaacattgaaaaaaataatcatcATAGAAATTGAATAAATTTGGTCTACATCCAGGAAAAGTGAGATATggtcaaattaattaattaacaatgGACTTCTTTTGTTTCCTTTTAGAACTATTATATGAACATTGTAAAACAAAGACAAAACAAAGTTTTCATGTGTTTCACTTTGTGAACTTAATCAAATAATGCACTTTCAATTATATAAACTTATCAATTATACTTCATTTAAGTCTTGTATTTTTTAGTTCAAATTTTCTTGGGTCCAGACGTTTTACATTTACACTTGTGGGTACCACTTATGTTCCcatttctaaatttgttttcaaactTAAGAACCTATCTTCTTTATATTTTGGCCAAATCACGTtctaatacaaaaatattacgTTTTTACCATTTTGAATATCATCCTTTATCTTAACAAATCttaaattcttctttatctccttcttcttcttgatcttTCCATCACTATTTGTtagtttattgtattttttaaaattctatttgCTTCTTCAAGCTCCTCTAAGACCTTGTTAGAATTTTTTGATTAACTTTTTTGGATGTTTGATGTTTCTCCTAAGTCTTCATTActttatatattgaaaaaatattagtttcacGAGTCATAAATGAATGCATATAAGTATTCTCCTGTATTTAGAACAAAAATTTtacattgaatttgaattattttattttaaattgtttaagtTTTTAAATGACTTGCATAGATAagataattcaaatttattaaattttaatttattgattgGATAAAGTATTTCAATTACAATCAAACACACAAATTATTAATTCAACtatataaacattaaaaaaataatcatcatAGAAATTGAATAAATTTGGTCTACATTCACGGAAAAATATTGATACTAATATTGATTGAGAAAAATcctaataaaaactattttagaaataattttgacCTACATCAGAAAATAATtcatatatgaaaaaataactTTGTCTAGTTGAAAAAACTTCTATTAATATTGGTTGAAAAAGAAGCATGACTTACGCCGAAAGAAATTGTTTATGCTCACAAAAAAAgtcataattaatttaatttgaagaATAACAAtgatttacataaaaaaaaaaacttttgtaatgaaaattataaaagtaatcACGATCAATTTTAATCTAAAAGAAACATCCGCaaaaatgagtaaaaaaattaatgttggaCGATGAGACATTGTCCTTGACTGAGTTGACAATATTCAATCAAAATCAAACCCACAATATTTCGGTTGAAGTTAAGAGAgaatataaaaagaaagaaacataGATTCGAAAGAGGagagtatatttttttaaaataaatgaaattatttaattttaaataattatattaccCTTATGAATtcctaaaatttcaaatttctaaccttttaaaacatattttattacaaaacattttaaatattttataaaaataatttgttctctaaaatttcatcattcaaatacaaagttaaaatataaattctaaataaaacaaaatttgttcTGAACTCATTTGTGTATAGCGACAACTTAAtattgtgtttggattgaggtagATATTTGTAAGTAGGGAAGAGAGTGAATTATAGAGAATTAGAGAATATCTGAGGATATGTGagattgtttggattgagggatgGACATAGTAGATATCTGAGGatgatttattgaaatttgtgagtagtgtaataattaagaaattatttaaaaattattttaaaggagTAAAATGTAAATTTGCAAATTTacctttattattaaaaaatattttaataatgattatggtatattttttttttaagtttgagttaattatttttttctaatatataatattcataattactgttattttgtaataaaatataattttgtgttaaattcagataaatttattaaatatattaaaatttatgaaaaaaatatttattattatatatatttgttattttatatatttatatatgttttgttgatattataatcttattttattatttttattatttataattataagttgttattaatagtataattaaatatttttgaaattattaaataaatttatctaatatttaaatttgtatattgtatatataaaattatattaataattaaaatagtcataaaataattaatattattaatattttgaataatttatatattttaaaaataatgtacaaTTATAGTAGCACGATAAAATTCACATATCTtcataaatattatgaaatattgaaCGGCAAcataacaaaatttatattttattttttatgtataattttttatttcaatttgtattcaataaaataaagaaaataaaataacaacttTCACTTATCATTAATAAACATTGGATGAACATGAAATAGTCgataattacaataaataaatgaagtTATTACATTAGAATTCTAAATGATGTTGTGTCACgggaattttaaaaaaaattacaaacataaTAATGTCTAATAACACATTAAATTTAACTGACAATCAAACTAAgttcaacataaaaaataataattacacaataaaaatacaatCAATGTTCTTCATTGCCTTGAAGCTGGTGAAGTGTATATTCTAATCGGTCCAAACATGTGTTGGTAGTGTTGATATCCAACCTCATGTTTGACATACTTTCTTGTATATTTTGAATCCGCCTCCCATTTGTCTTAACATCATTGCATCATGAGGGATTTCAGATTGAGGATGACCACCTGCAACATGTTCTTGAGGCAATGGAATGTCTTCATGTTCTTGTTCATGTTCTTCGTCAGACCTTCCAAGTTGCCACACCATTGACctcaaagatattcattttcttcatggTTTTTTTCCCAACGTTATTTCACCCTAACATGATTGATGACTCTCCCATCAAGTTAATGCCATATAGCAACATGAGGTGTATGATTAAACAATCATATGGAAGAGACATGTCATTGTCACGACATTTTATCATGTGTTGCATGATATAATGATGTCAATTAATCATTACATTACTTTTTAGGCACCATAACATGAAAACGTCTTCATGAACCAACTGCGAGAAGTTGCTCTCCCGAGGACACAACATGAACATATGCACTTTTG comes from the Phaseolus vulgaris cultivar G19833 chromosome 8, P. vulgaris v2.0, whole genome shotgun sequence genome and includes:
- the LOC137825740 gene encoding U-box domain-containing protein 9, with translation MAKPGVLESDPGVMVKKAIELKRELQRLVKSIVDDEDCSTETIDQAKETLCVLKELKLRKRSSLCLKLHNRNVSSCPDEFKCPLSKELMRDPVIVASGQTYDRSFIQKWLNAGNRTCPRTHQVLSHTVLTPNHLIREMVEQWLKNQGVELSNTVEYIDEEGLNQADREHFLCLLKKMSSTLSDQKTAAKELRMLTKKHPCFRVLFCDSADAIPQLLKPICGSDSFSSIHPDLQEDVITTLLNISIHDNNKKLVAETPMVIPLLMRALRSGTIETRSNAAAALFTLSAIDSNKEIIGKSGALKPLIDLLEEGHPLAMKDVASAIFNICVMHENKARAVKDGAVRVILTKIKNQVHVDELLAILALLSSHQRAVHDMGDLGAVPSLLRIIRESSCERNKENCVAILQTICLYDRSKLKEIREEENSHKTISELAQSGTSRAKRKASGILERLNRVVNITHTA